Proteins from a genomic interval of Lolium perenne isolate Kyuss_39 chromosome 1, Kyuss_2.0, whole genome shotgun sequence:
- the LOC139833053 gene encoding uncharacterized protein, translated as MDTESEDIQKACYDVLRKVSKNRRYILKRDYFDKVPANEVSIKSPVKDVSDEEWEALTALWVTPRHRNTCTKNKDSRAAVKFGQKTGSRSYAAHLYATREERRGEELDAVDILRRPITARRMADMEAEMDIPVPQGAPPMSAVAVVAKVLSKEAKHGTF; from the exons ATGGACACAGAGTCGGAAGACATCCAGAAGGCTTGCTATGACGTACTGCGGAAAGTGTCGAAGAACAGGCGCTACATCCTGAAAAGGGACTACTTCGACAAAGTACCAGCAAATGAAGTCAGCATCAAGTCCCCTGTTAAGGATGTCTCAGATGAAGAATGGGAAGCTCTAACTGCTCTGTGGGTAACCCCAAGACACAGG AACACATGTACCAAGAACAAGGACAGTCGTGCTGCGGTCAAATTTGGCCAAAAGACTGGCTCTCGTAGCTATGCTGCTCATCTGTATGCAACT AGGGAGGAGCGCAGAGGTGAAGAGCTAGATGCAGTCGACATATTAAGGCGACCCATCACAGCAAGAAGGATG GCTGATATGGAAGCTGAGATGGATATTCCTGTGCCACAAGGTGCACCACCAATGTCTGCAGTCGCTGTTGTTGCAAAGGTTCTGAGCAAGGAAGCCAAGCACGGCACTTTCTGA